A genomic segment from Lineus longissimus chromosome 15, tnLinLong1.2, whole genome shotgun sequence encodes:
- the LOC135499959 gene encoding uncharacterized protein LOC135499959, which translates to MTSHLFGGIWCPSVAGYGLRRTADDNSPDFASEIVEIVKRDTYVNDNLSSHNSTDEAIKTVQGVTELVAKGGFHMRGWCSNDKSVMKAIPADERAKDMKTIDLDRDTLPVERALGTHWDTETDMIVVSIRQRDPVYTGRGLLRITSSVYDPLGLVCPFVLRAKMIFQDECKRHLGWDEEMTAENTKRFNKWLGDLPRLKDLKIPRCIQPKDHGEIVEASLHHFSDGSATAYGASSYLRTVNRQGGINCTLVLAKARLAPLSTMTIPRLELSAAVTAVQLDAQLRREMTLPLQPSTFWTDSTTVLHYIRNTTKRFQTFVANRIAVIHDGTTPGQWKYVPTKQNPADYASRGMSAKAILNDTKWSQGPDFLNASKDMWPELPIDSSDDQLENDSEVKKDVATCAAQLKEDNPTERLLTHYSDWYRVRKAIAWYRRFCHWLRNNKPRMDRLLKVEELQLAETAIIRYVQNVTYATEISNLKTGKPIAKTSKVYDLEPFCDEDGLLKVTGRLSRARISETAKHPTIVPRNHHLTELLVRHIHDWNSHSGREYVMAALREKYWIPKARPLVKHVLRRCVLCQRLKGALQSQRMADLPSDRVTHADSPWNVTGIDVFGPYYVKKGRKTEKRYGCIFTCLTMRAIHIEKLCSLEADSFVNALIRLIARRSKPRRIRSDNGTNFRLGCKEIRNAIREWNDNHKTREDLLIRGIEWNFNPPAASHMGGVWERQIRTVRAALNAILRGQVLDDERLDTLFAEVENVVNSRPLTPVSEDPTDLQALTPNDLLRPGKGFTSPPGEFSRQDVYGRRWRHVQYLVNEFWKRWTKEYLPTLMTRSKWITERRNIRVGGIVIVLDESQHRLYWPLGRVKQVFPDKDGVVRFVELKTRNMDSMRRPIHKLVLLEAAQED; encoded by the coding sequence ATGACGTCACATCTATTCGGCGGGATATGGTGTCCGAGTGTTGCTGGTTATGGTTTAAGACGAACGGCAGATGACAACTCACCTGATTTCGCTTCGGAGATAGTCGAGATAGTGAAGCGAGATACGTACGTTAATGACAACCTTTCATCCCACAACTCTACAGATGAGGCCATCAAGACAGTACAGGGTGTAACAGAATTGGTAGCCAAGGGTGGTTTCCACATGCGAGGATGGTGTTCCAATGATAAGTCAGTGATGAAGGCGATTCCAGCAGATGAGCGGGCCAAGGACATGAAGACCATTGACCTTGACAGAGACACACTTCCTGTTGAGAGAGCATTGGGCACCCACTGGGACACAGAAACAGACATGATTGTTGTCAGCATTCGTCAGAGAGACCCAGTCTACACAGGAAGAGGACTGCTGCGAATCACCAGTTCCGTGTATGACCCTCTCGGGTTAGTCTGTCCTTTCGTCTTACGAGCTAAGATGATATTCCAAGATGAATGCAAGCGCCACCTTGGATGGGACGAAGAAATGACTGCCGAAAATACCAAGAGATTCAACAAATGGTTGGGTGACCTACCAAGACTCAAAGACCTGAAGATTCCAAGATGCATTCAGCCGAAAGACCATGGTGAAATCGTGGAAGCCAGCTTACATCATTTTTCCGATGGTTCAGCCACAGCCTATGGTGCCAGCAGCTATTTGAGAACCGTCAACAGGCAGGGAGGCATCAACTGTACGCTAGTCCTGGCCAAGGCAAGATTAGCTCCGCTTTCAACCATGACGATCCCGAGACTAGAGCTTTCAGCCGCCGTGACTGCAGTACAATTAGACGCCCAGCTGAGAAGAGAGATGACTCTGCCTTTACAGCCATCAACGTTTTGGACAGACAGCACCACGGTTCTGCATTACATCAGGAACACGACAAAACGCTTCCAGACGTTTGTAGCCAACAGGATTGCCGTTATCCATGACGGAACTACCCCAGGACAGTGGAAATACGTGCCTACCAAGCAGAATCCCGCTGATTACGCCTCAAGGGGTATGAGCGCCAAAGCAATCCTCAACGACACAAAGTGGAGCCAAGGACCAGATTTTCTCAATGCATCCAAAGATATGTGGCCGGAGCTTCCCATCGACAGCTCTGATGATCAGCTAGAGAATGACAGCGAAGTCAAGAAAGATGTCGCCACCTGTGCAGCCCAGTTAAAGGAAGACAACCCCACAGAAAGACTGCTGACCCATTACTCCGACTGGTACAGGGTTCGTAAAGCCATCGCATGGTACCGCCGATTCTGCCACTGGTTGAGGAATAACAAGCCCAGGATGGACCGATTGCTGAAAGTTGAAGAATTACAGTTAGCAGAGACCGCCATCATCAGATACGTACAGAACGTCACGTACGCCACCGAGATTAGCAACTTGAAGACCGGGAAGCCGATCGCCAAGACAAGCAAGGTATACGATTTGGAGCCATTCTGCGACGAGGACGGTCTCCTAAAAGTCACGGGACGATTGAGCCGAGCCAGGATATCCGAGACAGCCAAGCATCCCACCATTGTTCCCAGAAATCATCACCTGACAGAGCTGTTGGTTCGTCACATCCATGACTGGAACTCGCACAGTGGAAGGGAGTACGTCATGGCTGCTCTCCGCGAGAAGTACTGGATACCGAAGGCGCGCCCTCTCGTCAAGCACGTACTGCGAAGATGCGTCCTGTGCCAGCGTTTAAAGGGCGCACTGCAATCACAAAGAATGGCTGATCTGCCGTCGGACAGAGTCACCCACGCTGATTCCCCTTGGAACGTCACGGGAATCGACGTTTTCGGTCCTTACTATGTGAAGAAGGGCAGGAAGACAGAGAAACGTTACGGCTGCATTTTTACGTGCCTGACTATGAGAGCCATCCACATCGAGAAGCTGTGCAGCCTAGAAGCCGATTCGTTTGTCAACGCACTGATCCGATTAATCGCCAGAAGATCGAAGCCCAGACGCATCCGGAGCGACAATGGAACCAATTTTCGACTTGGTTGTAAAGAGATTCGAAACGCTATCCGGGAGTGGAACGACAACCACAAGACCAGAGAAGACCTGCTGATACGTGGGATTGAGTGGAACTTCAATCCACCTGCTGCATCCCACATGGGCGGAGTGTGGGAAAGACAGATACGTACTGTCCGAGCAGCGCTGAATGCCATACTTCGTGGTCAAGTCCTTGATGACGAACGATTGGATACGTTGTTTGCTGAAGTCGAGAATGTTGTAAATAGCCGCCCTCTGACGCCCGTATCGGAAGATCCAACTGACCTGCAAGCTTTAACGCCGAACGATCTTTTACGTCCAGGCAAGGGATTTACGTCACCACCGGGTGAATTTAGCAGACAAGACGTATACGGGAGACGTTGGCGACACGTGCAGTACCTCGTAAATGAATTTTGGAAACGATGGACCAAGGAGTATCTGCCCACCCTGATGACACGTTCAAAGTGGATTACCGAAAGACGAAATATTCGGGTCGGAGGCATTGTTATCGTGCTAGACGAGTCCCAACATAGGTTGTACTGGCCACTCGGTCGCGTAAAGCAAGTGTTTCCTGACAAGGACGGAGTTGTACGATTCGTTGAACTGAAAACTCGGAATATGGACAGTATGCGGCGACCGATCCACAAACTCGTTTTGTTAGAGGCCGCACAAGAGGATTAG
- the LOC135499958 gene encoding uncharacterized protein LOC135499958 has translation MKDCRQFKSMTPTKRVEIVREKKLCFNCLDHSNHSYRKCRKNDGCSVQDCSKKHSSLLHDALSTPDRKQDAVKKSEEVKKKDEVKTGCVCGPAAFSKTTRIALPIVTVYVRGKDQEKFTKTQALLDTGSNKTFCSESLANDLQLKGQKTKLFLETLGEDQQSSVIELQLEASSNPSGKGRLTQLPRVYALKTFPKLTQKLAKTDIEEWRHLRDLKITNSTKDNIGLLIGQDVPAALRPLEIRRGGDDEPDATRSVFGWCLNGPISSQAEEVASSNFVRTGCDSADALLQAQVEQFWKIDGGTPILAKSRPHPSREDQRALQIWDQSCCQQDGHYNLDIPFRDDQPRLPNNRRMAERRLHSLGIKLSKDPQLHEKYKAGIQDLLNKGFAEMAPEEAAQDGVEWYLPHHNVVNPSKPEKFRIVFDCSAEYAGTSLNKEVLQGPDLTNWSVSSYDSGKDLSLGDVEAMFHQLRVTEKQRNA, from the coding sequence ATGAAGGATTGCCGACAGTTCAAGTCTATGACACCTACTAAACGAGTAGAGATCGTCAGAGAGAAGAAACTGTGTTTCAACTGCCTAGATCATTCGAATCACAGCTACAGAAAATGCCGGAAGAATGACGGATGTTCCGTTCAAGACTGCTCCAAGAAACATTCAAGTCTCCTCCATGACGCACTGTCAACTCCTGACAGGAAACAAGATGCTGTCAAGAAATCTGAAGAGGTCAAGAAAAAAGACGAAGTCAAAACTGGCTGTGTTTGTGGTCCTGCTGCCTTTTCCAAGACCACCCGAATAGCTTTGCCAATCGTGACCGTGTATGTCCGGGGAAAAGACCAAGAGAAGTTTACGAAGACGCAAGCGCTACTTGACACAGGGAGCAATAAAACATTCTGTTCTGAAAGTTTGGCGAATGATCTGCAGCTTAAAGGGCAGAAGACCAAGTTATTTTTAGAAACCCTTGGAGAAGACCAACAGTCAAGTGTCATCGAGTTGCAGCTTGAAGCCTCGTCCAACCCGTCTGGAAAGGGAAGACTGACGCAGCTGCCCAGAGTATACGCACTGAAAACGTTTCCGAAGTTGACCCAGAAGCTGGCCAAGACAGACATCGAGGAATGGCGCCATCTACGAGACTTGAAGATAACTAACAGCACTAAAGACAACATTGGTCTACTCATTGGTCAAGATGTGCCAGCAGCACTTAGACCGTTAGAGATCCGCCGTGGAGGGGATGACGAGCCCGATGCTACCCGATCAGTGTTTGGATGGTGTTTGAATGGCCCGATATCAAGTCAAGCTGAAGAAGTCGCTAGCAGCAATTTCGTccgaactggttgtgacagcgcaGACGCCCTGCTTCAAGCTCAAGTTGAACAGTTCTGGAAGATTGATGGAGGCACGCCGATTTTAGCAAAATCGAGACCTCATCCCTCCCGCGAAGACCAAAGGGCACTCCAGATATGGGATCAGTCATGCTGCCAGCAAGATGGTCATTACAACCTAGACATTCCGTTCAGAGATGATCAGCCGAGATTGCCGAACAATAGACGGATGGCCGAGAGAAGACTCCACAGCCTGGGGATAAAACTCTCAAAAGATCCTCAACTCCATGAGAAATACAAGGCCGGAATTCAAGACTTGTTGAACAAGGGATTCGCAGAGATGGCCCCCGAAGAAGCAGCCCAGGATGGTGTTGAATGGTATTTGCCGCACCACAACGTCGTAAACCCAAGCAAGCCAGAAAAGTTTCGCATCGTTTTCGACTGCTCAGCTGAATATGCAGGAACGTCTCTCAATAAAGAAGTCCTTCAAGGCCCAGACTTAACAAATTGGTCGGTGTCCTCTTACGATTCCGGGAAAGACCTGTCGCTGGGAGATGTTGAAGCCATGTTCCATCAACTGAGAGTTACTGAGAAACAACGCAACgcttga